A DNA window from Porphyromonas gingivalis ATCC 33277 contains the following coding sequences:
- a CDS encoding DUF5700 domain-containing putative Zn-dependent protease: MKPYQKLTIVIFLLLESYFAVSAQYENFKQKVFTGSAEAFLSLGQDIHSGRATAEQDWEKLFSTMGYTKYLNNPKGEMIKRELKEAMLLAFDPDRIAEADSILKHPATITNMPLVLRQNICRLARKREEAESFLLHTDFLTLLYRANEKTKKYLPERAWSSNPLLNDLFLIATIPDASVRDHAIFLDLNLALSMQEEELVDLFAHEFFHNYREMAYQGSSGDSFLNAFDLFQNEGIADLIDKKRNDDKIMQFFGEEFVKAYKEELANAPNTLARIDSLSIAFDPNTSQDGEYKPVADLVLFGGHPVGYYMASLIQEQGYMRELIDNYDNPVVFATLYNQAARKKNAVSKGREYILSDHLIDHLKQAYKNKRESKTT, translated from the coding sequence ATGAAGCCCTATCAGAAACTAACGATTGTCATTTTTCTTCTTTTAGAGTCGTACTTCGCTGTGTCGGCTCAGTACGAGAATTTCAAACAAAAGGTTTTCACCGGTTCAGCAGAGGCATTTCTCTCATTGGGGCAGGATATTCATTCCGGTAGAGCAACAGCCGAACAGGACTGGGAAAAGCTGTTCTCCACCATGGGATACACGAAGTATTTGAACAACCCTAAAGGCGAAATGATCAAAAGAGAGCTTAAAGAAGCCATGCTGCTTGCTTTTGATCCTGACCGGATAGCAGAAGCGGACAGCATCCTGAAACATCCTGCTACAATAACGAATATGCCTCTTGTCCTCAGACAAAATATCTGTCGGCTCGCCCGTAAACGAGAAGAAGCCGAAAGTTTTCTTCTGCATACGGATTTTCTCACCCTATTGTACAGGGCAAATGAAAAGACAAAAAAATACTTACCCGAACGAGCCTGGTCATCCAATCCGCTATTGAACGACCTCTTTCTGATTGCCACTATTCCCGATGCCAGTGTACGCGATCATGCTATTTTCCTTGACCTGAATCTCGCGCTTTCGATGCAAGAAGAAGAGCTTGTAGACCTATTTGCACACGAGTTTTTCCACAACTATCGCGAAATGGCTTATCAAGGCTCATCCGGAGATTCTTTTTTGAATGCATTCGACCTTTTCCAGAACGAAGGAATAGCAGATCTGATTGACAAAAAAAGAAACGACGACAAAATCATGCAATTCTTCGGCGAGGAGTTCGTAAAAGCCTATAAAGAAGAGTTGGCCAATGCACCGAATACTTTAGCCCGAATCGACTCCCTGTCCATCGCTTTCGATCCGAATACCTCCCAAGACGGGGAGTATAAACCCGTGGCTGATCTTGTGCTCTTCGGAGGGCATCCCGTCGGTTATTATATGGCAAGCCTTATACAAGAGCAGGGATATATGAGGGAACTCATTGACAATTATGACAATCCCGTAGTGTTTGCAACGCTGTACAATCAGGCTGCAAGAAAAAAGAATGCAGTATCGAAAGGGAGAGAATATATCCTCTCCGATCATCTTATCGATCACTTAAAGCAGGCCTATAAAAACAAGAGGGAAAGCAAAACGACATAA